From Candidatus Mycalebacterium zealandia:
TGGGAGCGCGCCCCGTTGCTATTCTTAACTCTTTGAGGTTCGGCAATCCGCAATCTGAAAAAACCAAATTTCTTGTTGAAGGCGTTGTGTCCGGAATAGCGGGATATGGAAACTGCGTTGGCGTGCCGACAGTGGGCGGCGAGGTGGATTTTGATGATTGTTATAATGGAAATCCCATTGTTAACGTTTTCGCGGTCGGCATAGCAAAAAAAGACGGCATTTTTACCGGACACGCCAGCGGAGTTGGAAACCCCGTTGTTTATGTCGGTTCCAAGACCGGCAAGGACGGAATCAAAGGCGCGGTTATGGCTTCCGATGTTTTTGACAATGAGTCCTCCGGTGAGCGCCCCACCGTTCAGATAGGAGATCCCTTCACGGAAAAACTTCTTATTGAGAGCTGTCTTGAACTTTTCAAACTGGACGCCGTAATTGGCATACAGGATATGGGCGCGGCGGGGCTGACTTCGTCTTCGGCGGAAATGGCAAGCCGTGGCGGAAACGGCATTAAACTTGAATGTGAAAAAATTCCCCTGCGCGAAAAAGCAATGACACCTTATGAAATTATGCTTTCGGAATCTCAGGAGCGGATGCTTATGGTGCTTAAAAAAGGAAAGGAAAATCAGGCCCGCAAAGTGTTTGAAAAATGGGGACTTGATTTTTCCGTCATCGGAGAGGTGAATGGCGAAAAAAACCTCACTCTTATGGAAAACGGGAAAACCGTGGGCGAAATTCCCATTGATTTGATAATCGAACCGCCCGAATACGACAGCCCCGTAAAAACTCCCGCTTCCTTCCCCGCTCCGACTCCGCTCCGCAAGGGAGGAGAAAAGGACAGTTTTTTGAAAATTCTCTCCTCACCTTTCTGCGCAAGCAAACACTGGATTTACCGGCAGTATGATTACATGGTGGGCGCCAATACCGCCGAGGCTCCGGGTTCCGACTGCTCTCTTATTCTGGTGGACGGAACTTCAAAAGCGCTCGCCCTTTCCGCCGACTGCAACTCCCGTTATTGCATGCTTAATCCCAGAGAAGGTGCGAAGGCGGCGGTCGCCGAAAGCGCCAGAAACATAGCGTGCTCCGGCGCAAAACCTCTTGGAATTACGGACTGCCTGAATTTCGGAAACCCCGAAAACCCTGAAATTATGTGGCAATTCAAAGAAGCCATTGAAGGCATCTCGGAGGCGGCAAAACATTTTTCAACTCCGGTTGTCAGCGGAAATGTGAGCCTTTATAACGAAACGGCGGGTGTTTCAATAAATCCCACTCCGGTTGTTGGAATGGTCGGGCTGTTGGAGAATGTTTCAAAAGCGGTTGGTCAGTATTTTATGAATGAGGGAGACATGATTTTCATCGCTGGCGACACCTTTGAAGAGATGGGCGGCAGCCTCTATTCCGCTCTTATTCAAGGTAAAACCACCGGAGAGCCGCCTGTGGTCAATCTGGAGTCTGAAAGCCGTCTTGTATCGGCTTTGATTGAAGCGGCGAACAAGTGTATAATCAATTCCGCTCATGACATTTCCGAGGGAGGATTAGCGGTGGCGCTCGCAGAGAGTTGTTTTTCTCCGCAGAGTCGAGTGGCGGGTTTCTCCGTCTCTACGGGAATGCTTAACCCCGAAATTCAAAACGGCAACGCGATTCTTTTTTCCGAAACTCAGGCGCGCGCGATTATTTCCACGAGTCCTGAAAACGAGGAAAAAATCAGCAAAGTTTTCAAATCTCACAAAGTTACTCTGAAAAAAATTGGAAATGTAACTACGAACAATGTTATGGAATTTAAAGATGTTTTTAAAACCAGTGCCGATGAGGCTATGAAACTCTGGCTTGAAGGGTTTGAAAAAAACGTGATTTTATAAAAAATTATGATGTCTCAACTGAAAGAAGAATGCGGAGTTTTCGGGATTTTCAATCATGCCGAAGCCTCCAATCTGGCGTATCTCGGTCTGCATTCCCTTCAGCACAGAGGGCAAGAAAGCGCGGGAATTACCACCTCGGACGGCAAAAGACTTCACAGAAAGCGTGCGATGGGGCTGGTCGCGGATATTTTTGACGAGGAATCGCTCAAAAAACTTTCTGGCACAACCGCTATTGGACACGTTCGCTATTCAACTTCGGGTTCAAGCACTCTGAACAATATACAGCCGATTGTCATAACGAGAGCCGGGGCTGAAATGGCAATTGCGCATAACGGCAATCTTACAAACGCGCTGACTCTTCGACACCGGCTTGAAAACGAAGGTGCGATTTTTCAGTCCACTGCTGACACCGAAGTGGTTGTCCACCTAATGGCAAGATCTCCAAAACAGGACCTCGCCGGCAGAATCATCTATGCCCTTTCTTTATGCAAAGGCGCATATTCAATGGTTTTTCTGGATTCAAACAAACTTGTCGCCGCGAGAGACCCTTACGGATTCAGACCTCTTGTGCTTGGCAAACTGGGTGACGGATGCCATGTTGTCGCGTCGGAAACCTGCGCCTTTGATTTAATAGAAGCTCAATACGTGAGAGAGATAGAACCCGGTGAAATCGTCATTATTGACGAAGAAGGAATTCAATCACTCAAACCGTTCCCGAAAAAACCGCCCGCAACCTGTGTTTTTGAATACATATATTTTTCCCGCCCCGACAGTTCGATGAACGGGCGCAGCACTTATCTGGTGCGAAAGGAGTTAGGCAAAAGGCTTGCCGTTGAGCACCCCGCCAAGGCGGATATTGTTATCGCCGTTCCCGATTCGGGCGTTCCCGCCGCAATGGGTTACTCCGAGCAACTCGGCATTCCCCTTGAAATGGGATTTTTGAGAAGCCACTATGTCGGCAGAACATTTATTGAGCCGGAACAATCAATCAGAAATTTCGGCGTAAAACTCAAACTCAGCGCCGTTAGAGAGGTGATAAAGAACAAAAGGGTTGTGGTGGTGGATGATTCAATCGTTAGAGGAACCACAAGCAGGAAGATAGTGAAAATGCTCAAGGGAGCCAAGGCAAAAGAGGTCCACGTGAGAATATGTGCGCCACCGATGAAGTTTTCTTGTTATTACGGGATAGACACGCCTAACAAGGACAAACTGATAGCAAACTCGTTGGATATTGAAGAAATAAAAAAATATATAACCGCGGATTCTCTCGGGTATTTAAGCAGAGACGGGATAGATATAGCAATCCAAAACTACTCTCCCTTCAATACAAAAAAAGAAGGATATTGCTACGCCTGTTTTACGGGAGATTACAAGGTGGAAATAGACGATTTGAAATTGTCTCCCACGCAGATGAACCTTTTCCCTGAGTAATAGTGGATTCTTCAACCCTGTTTGAGTTCTGATTCAAAAACCTCTTTGAGACGCGAAAATTCTTCAAGTTTTCCTTTTTCTTTTTGAATAATCTTTTCCGGAGCCTTGTTTGTGAAATCCGGGTCCGCGAGTTTGCGTTCGCATTGACGGATTTTTTCAGAGAGTTCGTCCAATTTTTTATGCGTGGTTTCAACGTTATGCGGAAATCTCGTTTGCTCTTTACACTCAGGTTCGATTTTCAGACTGATGTTGAACCGCTCGCCGGTTTGAGTTTGCAAATCGTCCAAAACCGCAAAGGAAACTGAACCCGCGAGTCCGGGCGCGGAAGAAAACTCATCTTTGTTCGCGCAAAAACTGTGAGAGGAAATTCCCGCAAGTTTGTTTAAAACTCCCGCTTCGGACTCAATTAACCGCTTTACGCATTCTTCATCTTTGCCGGGTTCTGAAAAGAAGACAACATTAATTTTTTCAGACACTTTAATGCCTCCTTCCCCTCTTTTTGTGCGGATTTCATCAATCAATCCTTCAAACAAAAAACTTATATCGTTGAAATCCGAGTTGAACTCTTTTTCAATTTTTTTGTCATGCGCCGGATAGTCCAAATCAAGCAAACCTAAAGTTTGAACTCCAAGCAACGCCTCAACCCTGTTGTTGATCTCTTCGGTAAGGTGGGGACAGAAAGGGTGCAGTGCGCGCATTGAGGCGGAGAGAATATACAAAAGAACGGCCGTTGTTCTGAGTACGGTTTGCTCATCGGAACTGCGCATTGAAATTTTCGCGGCTTCAATGTAGCGGTCGCAGAAATTTCTCCAGAAAAAGCGGTAAATCTCCTGGGCGGCTTTTCCGAACTCGTATTCATCCATAAAACCGTCAATTTTTTTCAAACAACCGTGCAAACTTGCGATTATCCATTTGTCGGTTTTACTCAAACGCGCCTTCCCTTTGGAAGTTTCAATCCGCTTCAAAGCGTCGGGAATTTCAGCGTGCCACCGGACAGTTGATTCATCTTCAAGAACAAATCGGGACGCGTTCCATATCTTGTTCATAAAGTTTCTGTAGCCCCGTATGCTTGAAATGGAAAGGTCTATATCTTTTCCGCCCGAAGAAAGCGCGCAGAGGCAGAAGCGCAGAGTGTCGGCTCCAAACTCATCGGCAACTTCAAGCGGATCAATCACGTTCCCCTTGGTTTTACTCATCTTTTCACCATTCTCGTCCCTTATCAAGCCGTGAATGCAGATGTCCGCAAAAGGTGGTTTGCCGGTAAATTGAAGCCCCATCATCGCCATACGAGCCACCCAGAAAAATATGATGTCAAAACCCGTTATAAGAACCGCTGTGGGATAGTATTTTCGGAAGAGAGAATCATCTTTTGTGCCCCAGTTCATCGTAACAAACGGCCATAAAGCCGAGGAAAACCAAGTGTCCAGAACATTCGGGTCTCTTTCGAGGAGAACATCTTTCCCGTAATGTCCGCTTGCGCTTTTGAGGGCTGTTTTTTCATCTTCTTCAACAAACACTTTGCCGTCGGGGCCGTACCAGACGGGTATTTGATGTCCCCACCACAACTGCCTTGATATACACCATGGTTCTACATTGTTCATCCATTGAAAATATGTGCGTTCCCAGAACTTTGGATAGAAAACCATGTCGTCCTTTTCAACCGATTCGACAGCTTTGACCGCAAGTTGTTTTACATCCATATACCACTGTTCCATAATACGCGGCTCAACAACTGCGCCGGATCTGTCGCCATAGGGAACCGTATGGGAAACGGATTCGATTTTTTCAAGGAAACCATCCGCTTCAAGATCAGCAATGAGTTTTTTACGTGCCTCAAATCTTTCGAGCCCCTGATATTTTTTGGGTGCGTTTTCATTTAGGCACATATCTTCGTCAAGAATATTTACAAGTGGCAAATCGTGCCGCTTGCTGACTTCAAAGTCGTTAAAATCATGAGCGGGAGTTATCTTGACCGCGCCGCTTCCTTTTTCCGGATCTGAATACTCATCGGCAATTACGGGAATAGACTTCCCCGTGAGAGGCAACCCCACTTCCGAGCCGATGAGGGTTTTATACCTTTCATCTTCCGGATGGACCGCCACTGCGGTGTCTCCAAACATAGTTTCGGGTCTCGTGGTCGCGACAACTATGTGCCCGTTGCCGTTTTTAAGAGGGTATTTGATGTGCCAATAGTTGCCGGGAACCTCTTTCTGCTCCACTTCCAAATCGGAAATAGCGGTTTTCAATCCGGGATCGTAATTGACCAGACGGTTATCGCGCCGGATCAGGCCTTTTTTGTAAAGCTCAACAAACACGTGTTTAACGGCGTCTGAAAATCCGTCATCCATCGTAAAACGTTGCGCGCTCCAATCGGGAATAAATCCCAGTCTGCCTATTTGTTCAGCAATTCTGTCGCCGGATTTTTCCTTAAATTCCCAAATCTTTTCAACAAAACGCTCTTTGCCCAGTTTTTCTTTTGTAAGCCCCTCTTTTGCAAGTTCGCGCTCAACAATCATTTGGGTCGCGATTCCGGCATGATCCGTTCCCGGAA
This genomic window contains:
- a CDS encoding amidophosphoribosyltransferase; translation: MMSQLKEECGVFGIFNHAEASNLAYLGLHSLQHRGQESAGITTSDGKRLHRKRAMGLVADIFDEESLKKLSGTTAIGHVRYSTSGSSTLNNIQPIVITRAGAEMAIAHNGNLTNALTLRHRLENEGAIFQSTADTEVVVHLMARSPKQDLAGRIIYALSLCKGAYSMVFLDSNKLVAARDPYGFRPLVLGKLGDGCHVVASETCAFDLIEAQYVREIEPGEIVIIDEEGIQSLKPFPKKPPATCVFEYIYFSRPDSSMNGRSTYLVRKELGKRLAVEHPAKADIVIAVPDSGVPAAMGYSEQLGIPLEMGFLRSHYVGRTFIEPEQSIRNFGVKLKLSAVREVIKNKRVVVVDDSIVRGTTSRKIVKMLKGAKAKEVHVRICAPPMKFSCYYGIDTPNKDKLIANSLDIEEIKKYITADSLGYLSRDGIDIAIQNYSPFNTKKEGYCYACFTGDYKVEIDDLKLSPTQMNLFPE
- the purL gene encoding phosphoribosylformylglycinamidine synthase subunit PurL translates to MPKSSDKPEYRNGLAAALEHGLSEPEYLLIKEQLGREPNTVEIGILGAMWSEHCSYKHSKIHLRKFPTKGKAVIHGPGENAGVMDIGDGDCVVFKMESHNHPSFIEPYQGAATGVGGILRDVFTMGARPVAILNSLRFGNPQSEKTKFLVEGVVSGIAGYGNCVGVPTVGGEVDFDDCYNGNPIVNVFAVGIAKKDGIFTGHASGVGNPVVYVGSKTGKDGIKGAVMASDVFDNESSGERPTVQIGDPFTEKLLIESCLELFKLDAVIGIQDMGAAGLTSSSAEMASRGGNGIKLECEKIPLREKAMTPYEIMLSESQERMLMVLKKGKENQARKVFEKWGLDFSVIGEVNGEKNLTLMENGKTVGEIPIDLIIEPPEYDSPVKTPASFPAPTPLRKGGEKDSFLKILSSPFCASKHWIYRQYDYMVGANTAEAPGSDCSLILVDGTSKALALSADCNSRYCMLNPREGAKAAVAESARNIACSGAKPLGITDCLNFGNPENPEIMWQFKEAIEGISEAAKHFSTPVVSGNVSLYNETAGVSINPTPVVGMVGLLENVSKAVGQYFMNEGDMIFIAGDTFEEMGGSLYSALIQGKTTGEPPVVNLESESRLVSALIEAANKCIINSAHDISEGGLAVALAESCFSPQSRVAGFSVSTGMLNPEIQNGNAILFSETQARAIISTSPENEEKISKVFKSHKVTLKKIGNVTTNNVMEFKDVFKTSADEAMKLWLEGFEKNVIL
- a CDS encoding valine--tRNA ligase, coding for MEKTYTPVPLEKKWRAFWLKNEKFKAERRKKGGKKSFSIVMPPPNVTGSLHIGHALNNTFQDVLVRYKKMKGFDVLWVPGTDHAGIATQMIVERELAKEGLTKEKLGKERFVEKIWEFKEKSGDRIAEQIGRLGFIPDWSAQRFTMDDGFSDAVKHVFVELYKKGLIRRDNRLVNYDPGLKTAISDLEVEQKEVPGNYWHIKYPLKNGNGHIVVATTRPETMFGDTAVAVHPEDERYKTLIGSEVGLPLTGKSIPVIADEYSDPEKGSGAVKITPAHDFNDFEVSKRHDLPLVNILDEDMCLNENAPKKYQGLERFEARKKLIADLEADGFLEKIESVSHTVPYGDRSGAVVEPRIMEQWYMDVKQLAVKAVESVEKDDMVFYPKFWERTYFQWMNNVEPWCISRQLWWGHQIPVWYGPDGKVFVEEDEKTALKSASGHYGKDVLLERDPNVLDTWFSSALWPFVTMNWGTKDDSLFRKYYPTAVLITGFDIIFFWVARMAMMGLQFTGKPPFADICIHGLIRDENGEKMSKTKGNVIDPLEVADEFGADTLRFCLCALSSGGKDIDLSISSIRGYRNFMNKIWNASRFVLEDESTVRWHAEIPDALKRIETSKGKARLSKTDKWIIASLHGCLKKIDGFMDEYEFGKAAQEIYRFFWRNFCDRYIEAAKISMRSSDEQTVLRTTAVLLYILSASMRALHPFCPHLTEEINNRVEALLGVQTLGLLDLDYPAHDKKIEKEFNSDFNDISFLFEGLIDEIRTKRGEGGIKVSEKINVVFFSEPGKDEECVKRLIESEAGVLNKLAGISSHSFCANKDEFSSAPGLAGSVSFAVLDDLQTQTGERFNISLKIEPECKEQTRFPHNVETTHKKLDELSEKIRQCERKLADPDFTNKAPEKIIQKEKGKLEEFSRLKEVFESELKQG